One Natrinema halophilum genomic window carries:
- a CDS encoding DUF4365 domain-containing protein — protein sequence MTGQDDGRVSPASYPDSDTDEQATIEVLEQLFPDEIKSHIDSRDKVPNHDGHIELVDSDGTPIGRIVVQVKKLPDEMRDPPRKQVETKHLAYCRTVTDPFVLIAVDVDHEVGYWKHITSEWFEEENLDSQKSKTVPFDEENKIAEESGYRNDWIQVIEDTKKRIENYDEYEELRKRANPAIGKSEERFENIHRFLDKLHNLLNTDFQTIKENQYPSVWKFGFGSIDYGVESLHYTLYPIESDENDAQIRDVDPDWEEIHRLGASRRRGVAGNPIEREPERFAYNAIKKEVEKQIEDRNLNYSSCTFLAEEYVYPFVHKYASLLGIQRSSEYEISDIREGYYRYLQFWLTEEIRGLLQDHSIGEVGVHLEGYLDREEEPRFARIHESAQEQTQEASNDPPKHRIHGPNFDQEILERMLDVLEDSPQATITKPYAERDRTRDDVGSTDTIWDFYTDEAIVKNAESYYTNYPKEYQRLLTQNFESLESEFSYPHTGFLLVVVDVENIRAGLGGGWCIRQFWLEDDGDELRIEFHRANDTELPKDIHQHIDTLEYDGEEYQVVAQSVGSDHKIMDAARGEKPVFEDVHEELNRDLESYLREKEADIIPGAMR from the coding sequence ATGACAGGGCAGGATGACGGTAGGGTATCTCCCGCCTCTTACCCAGACTCGGATACAGATGAGCAAGCTACAATAGAGGTTCTGGAACAGCTATTTCCAGACGAAATTAAATCCCATATTGACTCGCGGGACAAAGTCCCTAATCACGATGGGCATATTGAGCTCGTAGATTCGGACGGAACCCCTATAGGCCGAATTGTTGTTCAAGTCAAGAAGTTGCCAGATGAGATGCGTGACCCTCCACGAAAACAGGTAGAGACAAAACATCTTGCCTACTGCCGTACGGTCACAGACCCCTTTGTTTTGATTGCCGTTGACGTTGATCATGAAGTAGGATACTGGAAGCACATAACATCGGAGTGGTTTGAGGAAGAAAATCTAGACTCTCAAAAATCTAAAACAGTCCCATTTGACGAAGAGAACAAGATTGCCGAAGAGAGTGGGTATAGGAACGATTGGATACAGGTGATAGAAGATACAAAAAAGAGGATAGAAAACTATGACGAGTATGAGGAGCTAAGGAAAAGAGCTAATCCAGCAATTGGAAAATCGGAAGAGCGATTTGAAAACATTCATAGATTCTTGGACAAGTTACACAATCTATTAAATACAGACTTCCAGACTATAAAAGAGAACCAATATCCTAGCGTTTGGAAATTTGGATTCGGGAGTATTGATTATGGGGTGGAAAGCCTACACTATACCCTATATCCAATCGAAAGCGATGAAAATGATGCGCAGATACGGGATGTAGACCCGGACTGGGAGGAGATCCATCGGTTGGGTGCTTCGAGACGGAGGGGTGTTGCAGGCAATCCAATTGAAAGAGAGCCAGAGCGGTTTGCTTACAATGCTATAAAAAAAGAAGTTGAAAAACAGATTGAAGACAGGAACCTCAACTACTCCAGTTGTACATTTCTTGCAGAAGAATATGTATATCCGTTTGTCCACAAATATGCATCATTACTGGGGATACAACGAAGTTCTGAATATGAAATAAGTGACATTAGGGAAGGATACTATCGCTATCTACAATTTTGGCTTACCGAGGAAATTCGTGGTCTTCTTCAGGACCACAGTATTGGCGAAGTGGGGGTCCATCTGGAGGGTTACTTAGATCGAGAAGAGGAGCCTCGATTTGCAAGAATCCACGAATCTGCGCAGGAGCAGACTCAGGAAGCCTCGAATGATCCACCGAAGCATCGAATCCACGGACCCAATTTCGACCAAGAAATCCTGGAGAGAATGCTCGATGTCCTTGAAGATAGCCCACAGGCTACGATAACAAAGCCCTATGCAGAAAGGGATAGAACAAGAGATGACGTTGGGTCTACAGATACAATCTGGGATTTCTACACGGATGAAGCAATTGTCAAAAATGCAGAGAGTTATTACACTAATTATCCAAAAGAATACCAAAGATTACTAACTCAGAATTTTGAATCATTAGAGTCAGAGTTTTCATATCCACACACTGGATTTCTCCTTGTAGTCGTTGATGTTGAAAACATCCGAGCAGGTCTAGGGGGAGGTTGGTGTATCCGTCAATTCTGGCTTGAAGACGATGGGGATGAATTAAGAATTGAATTTCACCGGGCCAACGACACAGAACTTCCGAAAGATATCCATCAACATATAGACACTCTAGAATATGATGGGGAAGAATATCAAGTAGTTGCGCAATCAGTAGGCTCAGATCATAAAATAATGGATGCAGCGAGAGGTGAGAAGCCTGTTTTTGAGGATGTCCATGAAGAACTCAACAGAGATCTAGAATCTTACTTGCGTGAGAAGGAAGCAGACATCATCCCAGGGGCTATGAGGTAA
- a CDS encoding DUF7386 family protein — translation MTKRTSLKLTDERQRKLERASEIVAADDYDDPPMSVVIDAALENLIEHERNIDDAREEYDPATIQEIANTSVIGLRYRTSIESKWR, via the coding sequence ATGACCAAACGGACCAGCCTCAAACTTACCGACGAACGGCAACGGAAACTCGAGCGCGCGAGCGAGATAGTCGCCGCGGACGACTATGACGACCCGCCGATGTCCGTCGTGATTGATGCGGCTCTCGAGAACTTGATCGAGCATGAACGGAACATCGACGATGCTCGAGAAGAATACGATCCCGCAACTATTCAGGAGATTGCAAATACCTCTGTGATCGGCCTTCGATACCGAACGTCGATTGAAAGTAAGTGGCGATGA